The Gossypium hirsutum isolate 1008001.06 chromosome A13, Gossypium_hirsutum_v2.1, whole genome shotgun sequence nucleotide sequence AACCCATTAGCATTGTTGTTGAAATCTCTTCCCAACAAAACAGGTACTTCCACTAGAAGATTATCACAGTATACCTTACCTCTATCCTTTCTCCATTTAACACCATTTCTTCCTAATACCCTTTTACTACCCTTACCCAATCTTATAGAAGCACCTGCCCTTTCAAAATTTAGACTTAACTCACCTAAACACTGTCTTTTGCCTCGAGAGAACTCCTCATCATCTTCTCTAATACATTCATCTAAATTCCTTTTAAGGTTAAGATTATTAAATTCAAGAGGTAGTACCACATTACTCAACACAGCAAACAAGCCCTTTGCCTCTATCCCCTTATCCATACCCTTTCTAATATCTCTTTCTTAGCCTCATCATTTTCAAGCATCTCAACAAAATATGGGTAGTTCCCATGCACCTCTCTCCTCCTACATTTAGCTTATTAACAGAGTTATGTTTTAGTTTAaggtgtttttttttatatattttgtttttaactGGGTTTGGAGTTTTAATTTACGGGGTTAAATTAATAGGGTTCTTTTTATATAAcccatttaattttattaggtttGGAGTATTGgacttaatttaatataatatttataaaatataggtTTAATGATTTCTGAAGTATattgttttttcattttggtctttaaaattcattttttgacTTACTTCAGTCATTAATGCTATCAAACGTTTCTAGTTTAGTCCCTAAGTTATCAGGCGTTCCCGGTTCAATACTTTGGACGTTAAAAAATATTGATCAACCAATCATATGTTGCCATGTGGCATACAATGACATCACCGTAACGTTATCACCcaaaaaaaccttaaaatctttaaaaattacaaaaaaatacaaaaattaaatacaaagagtatttaaaaaattataaatatacaagaattgtaaaaaattacaaaaaaaaatatttaagaatttaaaacaaatttaaaattataaaaaattaggaAAAGTTAAAagcattataaaaatatttaaaaaattactaatttttttaaaataattataaatattaatatttttaaaattttataaatcagaTTTACTAGAGATTAAACATGATATCATTGTCTTTTTAAAAGATATTATCTatgataattgttttataatttaatcaactgAAATTTgtaattgatatatttttatgccataaatttggatgatattttcattaaataataaaaaataatattatttcaatatttgcaATGAAACCATATAGATGACTTTATTTTAACTGAAATTTCGATTGAGTTCCAACGTTTTTGAGAGATTAATAATGGCTTTGTGTTGCACGTAGTGGTTGATCATAGCAAGAACTGAAATTAGTTCATTGGCTCGTGAAAACATTATCATTTCGTCTACCTACACTTAGATATTAGTATTAATGCATTtgttttttctcttgtttttttGAAATGAAACACCAAATTTGTAAGAACAACAAttgattgaattattaattaattgaaataacattatttctaattatttaaataatttgaaaaaaaatatctaaatttatcacttaaaatatttactaattttaaattcctaaatttaaattccaatttattgaattataaaataattatggtAGCTAATATCTTtcctaattttaatatatatttttaaatttttagtaaatttaatattttgtaatgttttttttctattttatatttttaaaaaaattattaatttttaaaatatttttttgcattttttatagtttttaaatattttaaggtgATAATATCATAATGACGTTATTATATGACACATGACAGTATACGATTGGCTGGACAATTTTTATTAACGCTCAAAGGACTGAAGTGggcaaaaaaaaactttaaagatcaaaatgaaaaataaagatcaaaatgaaaaatatggcaTACTTTAAGGGTTAagcttaaaatataaataatttaaaattaagtaggatgaatttgattatgagatttaataataaaaaatagaaaattataatttgatcgCCGAAATCGTTTTAAACGAAAACAATCTAAATGAATGTACGGATTAAATCGATTATAACCTATTAATGCTCTCCCTACCCTCCTCTAGCACATCTAGATCCAAATTAGACTGCTGAGGAGGCCAAGCACCTAGTGAAAATGGCAGTGAAAGTGAATACCTCCTTCAGCTGGCcttaactctctctctctctctctctctctctctccctatGTTACTTTTGTCTGCAAATTGattattgttcaaaaaaaaaattttactttttgcCCCACCACATGTCCATGAACCATGAGGTCTACTAATTGGTACAGATATTCTCCTTTTCTTTACTTTAATACAGTGGATAAATTAACCCACTAAACAACATGACACAACCATGTTTCTGAAATCCTTTTAAAATACCTGAAAGGAAAAACTTTTACTAATTCTTTGCCTTTGCATCCATTGATTTCCTCAATCTTCAtccctattttcattttttgtatGGCAATATGGTCTCTTTGTTGTAGACAGGGACCTAAATGGTGTGGGAATCTTGCTTTGACGATGAAGTACTTGATGCTTAATGTTGAAGTGCATTTGAAGCATATATGACTAATGGGGTCACAACTACTCACTATTTCAATAAAAGATTGTCCCCCTGTTTTATAATCAGATTGAAAGAATTTATTTGTAAACCAACTGATAAAATTTCAAGCAGAAAACCAATTTTCAGAGGCTAAATTTGTTGTAAATTTACAACAATTGCATAAGAGTGTTTTGCAGCTTCAGCAAAGCGGATCAAACCCAGCATCTCCACTGCAACAACCATGTGCTTCTTTTAGGCCATTGTAGCATCCAGTAAAGATCCTAAAGGGATTAACTTGGGACCCAACTGTGTTTCCCTTGGCCCCACAATTTCCATGTCCATCAATAAACACACAACACACTTTATTCATCCACACACCAAACCccacatttttttttctcaatataCTTTACTAGTATTATATTTACAAACAACAACACTAGATTAAAGAATACAATTACATATATTCAATGATGATGATGCTTGATTTAGGCCAAGAGCCAAAAGTCCTTGTGCCGCTTAGTGGTGATCAAATAACCTCCAagttttttgctttttcttcttaCTGCAACTGCCATGCAACTAGCATTTTGGATACAGTACTCTACAACTCCACCAGTAATCCGGTTCCCCGCCCACATCATGATGAGCCGCCATGTCATGGACTTCTTTTTTCGCCCCAAAACCAGAAGCGCCGCTCCTTGCTTTTTGGCCTCTTCTACTATTGTTGGACCTTTCTCTTTCCCCTCCACCACTGCTACCTCAACTTCTACCTGTCAGATAAAAAGTGGTTGAACTTTTAATTTCAAAGATGTGTGTCAATTCACATAGCTGCCTCAAGGACCAAgaaaaaaatgacattataattAGACATGTTAACCAACCTCTGGTCTCTTTTGCTTGCACATGGTTTTCAAGGTGGAAATCGGTTCATAAGCCCTGTTCTCGTTGGACTCATCATTTGTAACTGGAactgaataaaaatattttcagccATTAATCAAAAGCTTTGGTTTTTTCAGGGTAAAGGACATGAAAACAAAGAGCTGCAAACCTTGTTTTGAGGGCTTTGTGACATAGAGAAGAATAACTGTGTCATGGCACTGGACAGTGTGAGAGAGTGCCCATTGTAAAGCTCCCCTGGCTTCAATGCTGGAATCAACCACGATCATGATCTTCCTACCCATAACAAAATCAGGTTTCTTTTCTCCATGGCTGGGTTTATCTTCTTCAAGTTTGCCATTATTCTCATGCTTGTGATCAGTTGTAGCTGAATTCAAATTGGCCTTGGCTTGTATTGGAGGGGACCGAACTCTAACATGAGGCCTAATCCTATTGAGGCAAAAGCTTGGCAGCCTAGTGCCCGATCTGCCCATCTCCTGAATATAGCTACTAAGGTAATAAAccacacacaaaatgattataagaatCTTTAAGAAGGGAAGAAAGCAACCATTAGGCCTTTGTCTGTTTGATGAACCAAAGTTCTATTGGTTTGGGCCATGGGATTTATTTGCTTTTCCtccatcacttttttttttttttttgcttttttgtgttttgttttgtttggtAATGATGATACCAggtctttgtttctttttttaattcaCTTGTGGGGCTGTTCCTCAACGTGCATCTCATGAAGTTTATAGGTCCATTCCTCTTCACAGCATTCTCTGCCATGTTAGTGGTaatcaaattatttaataatttgctTGCTTTGCCTTTCCAGTTTATACCCAACCTCTCTATTCTATGCCTAATTGCAATAGTGGAAGGCTTATATTTTGAACTCTTCTTTGAACTCATTTTAGAAGTTGAAACCATGGGTTATTGCTCcaaattttatttgttattaatatttagTTTGAGTTAACTTATGATTATATCGATAGAAGATTATTTAACAGTTAATGAATTAAATATTCttaattagaattaaataaaagaatctGTACACAATCTTTTTTTGCGAGGGTTTTATAGCTTTATCATGCAgcgatcattatacatttttggaCAGTGGATGTAGACTAAAAAGCTGGACCACATATAATGGTAATAATGGCTGAAAGAACTGCAATTCTTAGTTTAGTACACTATCACCATTTTCTGCAGTGATCATTTCTAGattaatataaaaagatatacaaagataaatatgaaaaatatttctGAAATCCAATATCAATCACAATAGAACTTATCTTTAAagatattttttcttcttcttttggtgGTTTATGTGGCGTGACTCAAACGCTACCAGCTCATCATTTAGAGAACACAAAATAATTAACAAAGTAAAAGAATACTGTTTTAGAAGTTCTTCCAAACAAAATGATTAACAAAACGaaagcaaagaaaataaataaaggggtcAACTTCTATAATGTTAATTTTGCAGCAAAAGTTGTGATGATTAAGcataaattaacaaattaaactaaaacagCTATGAGACATAAACTCACTTTtctcaaaacataaatatatatacttgcaAAAAGTAAGGTCAAATAGGTGAGAGGTCCATTTCATCTTCCTTAACTTTAATTTGCCATTTGCATGAAACAATTTACCACTTTAATTGCCCATATGTCTCATCAATGTCCCCAATTTAAACATTTTTGTTATGATATCAAtcttataaaaattgaaattgaaactcGGACTTCCAATCCAACAAAAATCCTTTCACCATGCTGTTTACTTTGATTACaacctaataaaatcataatttacatgtttaaaagTCCAATTATTCATCCAAATTTAAATATTaggttttaaattgattttaggtaaaaaaaAGTTTAGCTTAAAATATAAACCGAGATCAGACTACCATATTTAATGTCCGAACTTAGTTTAGGTTAATTATTAGTAGATACATACGACGGAAAATATGTAGAAATAGTACAAATTTTTGTAAGAAAGAAAATATGGTCAAGTTTGTGTCAATCATTTATAAATACTATATTATGATACAACCATGACATG carries:
- the LOC107893810 gene encoding universal stress protein PHOS32; amino-acid sequence: MGRSGTRLPSFCLNRIRPHVRVRSPPIQAKANLNSATTDHKHENNGKLEEDKPSHGEKKPDFVMGRKIMIVVDSSIEARGALQWALSHTVQCHDTVILLYVTKPSKQVPVTNDESNENRAYEPISTLKTMCKQKRPEVEVEVAVVEGKEKGPTIVEEAKKQGAALLVLGRKKKSMTWRLIMMWAGNRITGGVVEYCIQNASCMAVAVRRKSKKLGGYLITTKRHKDFWLLA